From the Anguilla anguilla isolate fAngAng1 chromosome 6, fAngAng1.pri, whole genome shotgun sequence genome, one window contains:
- the LOC118228788 gene encoding myosin heavy chain, fast skeletal muscle-like isoform X3, with protein sequence MSIITPYLYMLRSECLRLMLGTVTFKERAFVAFSSLITILIALLFCHKTWLLNQNLYTRPPYFQRTDTDNKTIWKAEMMTAEKFKEYFNIWSNLLIEGLDMLSREENLELVHVQDVFEHILQSKRELEAGLRGSLRATDAAVSRMRAELGGAAEDLERTRAGQEKLRRALCDVRVTFEKALQELEVSTSLVLKENVTAVSQLQHALQRKSEDMEELQKCLAGANKEMALMELQFTEHEAKFKDQEAKGLGLSRTLEAKERELQGLHALEEGRALELLGAKAAFEDAKRELEAEASRLLAERDAAVSRLQEATRKNAQDAEEARKLLVEARAETAHKETLLRESEVKLGDQTAKVQNLAASLEEKDQELQKQHAVQKRREVEIRDVRVAFEKAVLELESNASCVLRENELMLSQLQGTPSGKSEDLEDLQNFLVETAREELTLPQHELKMEDHRSEGHNLTTTLEGKGPELPHKVELQGLRRHGEEMLQARDHLCKEATESRKYPETDAEKERWREQPGGESGGAKSFGEEAETAEEGLRKTPALLHSVSQTPDQDWDHCATWWQILEGKETAKAGRRQKEEQAKMLRAKIHLKVKNGPCQIQLL encoded by the exons ATGTCCATAATAACTCCTTATTTGTACATGTTACGCTCAGAATGTTTGCGATTAATGTTAGGTACTGTTACGTTCAAAGAACGTGCCTTTGTGGCGTTTTCTAGTTTGATTACTATATTAATTGCGCTACTGTTTTGTCATAAGACTTGGCTCCTTAATCAGAATTTATATACAAGACCACCTTATTTTCaaagaacagacactgacaaCAAGACGATCTG GAAAGCTGAAATGATGACAGCAGAGAAGTTCAAAGAGTACTTCAACATATGGAGCAACCTTTTAATAGAG GGCCTGGACATGCTGTCGAGAGAGGAAAACCTCGAGCTCGTCCACGTCCAGGACGTGTTCGAGCACATCCTCCAGTCGAAGCGCGAGCTGGAGGCCGGACTGCGCGGGTCCCTCCGCGCGACTGACGCCGCCGTGTCCCGCATGCGCGCGGAACTCGGCGGGGCGGCCGAGGACCTGGAG AGAACGCGAGCTGGACAGGAGAAGCTGCGCCGGGCGCTGTGCGACGTCAGGGTCACCTTCGAAAAAGctctgcaggagctggaggtcAGCACGTCCCTAGTCCTGAAGGAGAACGTCACAGCCGTGTCCCAGCTCCAGCATGCCCTGCAAAGGAAGTCTGAAGACATGGAG GAGCTGCAGAAGTGTCTTGCGGGAGCCAATAAGGAGATGGCGCTCATGGAGCTGCAGTTCACTGAGCACGAGGCTAAATTCAAGGACCAGGAGGCCAAAGGCCTGGGCCTCAGCAGAACCCTGGAGGCCAAGGAGAGAGAGCTTCAG GGCCTCCACGCTCTGGAGGAAGGCAGGGCCCTGGAGCTGCTCGGCGCCAAGGCCGCCTTCGAGGACGCCAAGCGGGAGCTGGAAGCCGAGGCCTCGCGGCTCCTCGCGGAGCGAGACGCGGCCGTTTCTCGGCTTCAGGAAGCCACGAGGAAGAACGCGCAGGACGCGGAG GAGGCGCGGAAGCTCCTGGTGGAGGCCAGAGCGGAGACGGCCCACAAGGAGACGCTGCTCCGCGAGAGTGAGGTCAAACTGGGGGACCAGACGGCCAAAGTCCAGAACCTCGCCGCAAGCCTGGAGGAGAAGGATCAGGAGCTCCAG AAGCAGCACGCCGTGCAGAAGAGGCGAGAGGTGGAGATCCGCGACGTCCGGGTGGCCTTCGAGAAAGCCGTGCTGGAGCTGGAGTCCAACGCGTCCTGCGTCCTGCGCGAGAACGAGCTCATGCTGTCTCAGCTCCAGGGGACGCCGAGCGGGAAGTCGGAGGACTTGGAG GACCTGCAGAATTTCCTGGTAGAGACGGCCCGTGAAGAGCTGACGCTTCCACAACATGAGCTTAAAATGGAGGATCATAGGAGTGAAGGCCACAACCTCACCACAACTCTGGAGGGGAAGGGTCCAGAGCTCCCG cacaagGTGGAGCTCCAGGGCCTGAGGAGGCACGGGGAGGAGATGCTCCAGGCTAGGGATCATCTCTGCAAGGAGGCCACAGAGTCTAGGAAATACCCAG AGACGGACGCGGAgaaggagaggtggagggagcaGCCGGGCGGCGAAAGCGGGGGGGCGAAGAGCTTCGGAGAAGAGGCGGAGACAGCCGAGGAAGGACTGAGGAAGACTCCGGCCCTCCTGCACTCTG TTTCCCAAACTCCAGATCAAGACTGGGACCACTGTGCCACCTGGTGGCAGATTTTGGAAGGGAag GAGACTGCCAAGGCAGGCAGGCGCCAGAAAGAAGAACAGGCCAAGATGCTGCGAGCAAAGATACACCTGAAAGTGAAGAACGGACCGTGTcaaatacagcttctttaa
- the LOC118228788 gene encoding MAR-binding filament-like protein 1-1 isoform X1 yields MSIITPYLYMLRSECLRLMLGTVTFKERAFVAFSSLITILIALLFCHKTWLLNQNLYTRPPYFQRTDTDNKTIWKAEMMTAEKFKEYFNIWSNLLIEGLDMLSREENLELVHVQDVFEHILQSKRELEAGLRGSLRATDAAVSRMRAELGGAAEDLEVHNFGQPVCLFETRGLRCVGIFLDERSRGDVTESAPPSLLQRTRAGQEKLRRALCDVRVTFEKALQELEVSTSLVLKENVTAVSQLQHALQRKSEDMEELQKCLAGANKEMALMELQFTEHEAKFKDQEAKGLGLSRTLEAKERELQGLHALEEGRALELLGAKAAFEDAKRELEAEASRLLAERDAAVSRLQEATRKNAQDAEEARKLLVEARAETAHKETLLRESEVKLGDQTAKVQNLAASLEEKDQELQKQHAVQKRREVEIRDVRVAFEKAVLELESNASCVLRENELMLSQLQGTPSGKSEDLEDLQNFLVETAREELTLPQHELKMEDHRSEGHNLTTTLEGKGPELPHKVELQGLRRHGEEMLQARDHLCKEATESRKYPETDAEKERWREQPGGESGGAKSFGEEAETAEEGLRKTPALLHSVSQTPDQDWDHCATWWQILEGKETAKAGRRQKEEQAKMLRAKIHLKVKNGPCQIQLL; encoded by the exons ATGTCCATAATAACTCCTTATTTGTACATGTTACGCTCAGAATGTTTGCGATTAATGTTAGGTACTGTTACGTTCAAAGAACGTGCCTTTGTGGCGTTTTCTAGTTTGATTACTATATTAATTGCGCTACTGTTTTGTCATAAGACTTGGCTCCTTAATCAGAATTTATATACAAGACCACCTTATTTTCaaagaacagacactgacaaCAAGACGATCTG GAAAGCTGAAATGATGACAGCAGAGAAGTTCAAAGAGTACTTCAACATATGGAGCAACCTTTTAATAGAG GGCCTGGACATGCTGTCGAGAGAGGAAAACCTCGAGCTCGTCCACGTCCAGGACGTGTTCGAGCACATCCTCCAGTCGAAGCGCGAGCTGGAGGCCGGACTGCGCGGGTCCCTCCGCGCGACTGACGCCGCCGTGTCCCGCATGCGCGCGGAACTCGGCGGGGCGGCCGAGGACCTGGAGGTGCACAATTTCGGACAGCCGGTGTGCCTTTTCGAGACGCGGGGACTACGTTGTGTCGGTATTTTCCTCGATGAGCGCTCTCGGGGCGACGTAACCGAGAGCGCGCCCCCCTCGTTGTTGCAGAGAACGCGAGCTGGACAGGAGAAGCTGCGCCGGGCGCTGTGCGACGTCAGGGTCACCTTCGAAAAAGctctgcaggagctggaggtcAGCACGTCCCTAGTCCTGAAGGAGAACGTCACAGCCGTGTCCCAGCTCCAGCATGCCCTGCAAAGGAAGTCTGAAGACATGGAG GAGCTGCAGAAGTGTCTTGCGGGAGCCAATAAGGAGATGGCGCTCATGGAGCTGCAGTTCACTGAGCACGAGGCTAAATTCAAGGACCAGGAGGCCAAAGGCCTGGGCCTCAGCAGAACCCTGGAGGCCAAGGAGAGAGAGCTTCAG GGCCTCCACGCTCTGGAGGAAGGCAGGGCCCTGGAGCTGCTCGGCGCCAAGGCCGCCTTCGAGGACGCCAAGCGGGAGCTGGAAGCCGAGGCCTCGCGGCTCCTCGCGGAGCGAGACGCGGCCGTTTCTCGGCTTCAGGAAGCCACGAGGAAGAACGCGCAGGACGCGGAG GAGGCGCGGAAGCTCCTGGTGGAGGCCAGAGCGGAGACGGCCCACAAGGAGACGCTGCTCCGCGAGAGTGAGGTCAAACTGGGGGACCAGACGGCCAAAGTCCAGAACCTCGCCGCAAGCCTGGAGGAGAAGGATCAGGAGCTCCAG AAGCAGCACGCCGTGCAGAAGAGGCGAGAGGTGGAGATCCGCGACGTCCGGGTGGCCTTCGAGAAAGCCGTGCTGGAGCTGGAGTCCAACGCGTCCTGCGTCCTGCGCGAGAACGAGCTCATGCTGTCTCAGCTCCAGGGGACGCCGAGCGGGAAGTCGGAGGACTTGGAG GACCTGCAGAATTTCCTGGTAGAGACGGCCCGTGAAGAGCTGACGCTTCCACAACATGAGCTTAAAATGGAGGATCATAGGAGTGAAGGCCACAACCTCACCACAACTCTGGAGGGGAAGGGTCCAGAGCTCCCG cacaagGTGGAGCTCCAGGGCCTGAGGAGGCACGGGGAGGAGATGCTCCAGGCTAGGGATCATCTCTGCAAGGAGGCCACAGAGTCTAGGAAATACCCAG AGACGGACGCGGAgaaggagaggtggagggagcaGCCGGGCGGCGAAAGCGGGGGGGCGAAGAGCTTCGGAGAAGAGGCGGAGACAGCCGAGGAAGGACTGAGGAAGACTCCGGCCCTCCTGCACTCTG TTTCCCAAACTCCAGATCAAGACTGGGACCACTGTGCCACCTGGTGGCAGATTTTGGAAGGGAag GAGACTGCCAAGGCAGGCAGGCGCCAGAAAGAAGAACAGGCCAAGATGCTGCGAGCAAAGATACACCTGAAAGTGAAGAACGGACCGTGTcaaatacagcttctttaa
- the LOC118228788 gene encoding MAR-binding filament-like protein 1-1 isoform X2 codes for MSIITPYLYMLRSECLRLMLGTVTFKERAFVAFSSLITILIALLFCHKTWLLNQNLYTRPPYFQRTDTDNKTIWKAEMMTAEKFKEYFNIWSNLLIEGLDMLSREENLELVHVQDVFEHILQSKRELEAGLRGSLRATDAAVSRMRAELGGAAEDLEVHNFGQPRTRAGQEKLRRALCDVRVTFEKALQELEVSTSLVLKENVTAVSQLQHALQRKSEDMEELQKCLAGANKEMALMELQFTEHEAKFKDQEAKGLGLSRTLEAKERELQGLHALEEGRALELLGAKAAFEDAKRELEAEASRLLAERDAAVSRLQEATRKNAQDAEEARKLLVEARAETAHKETLLRESEVKLGDQTAKVQNLAASLEEKDQELQKQHAVQKRREVEIRDVRVAFEKAVLELESNASCVLRENELMLSQLQGTPSGKSEDLEDLQNFLVETAREELTLPQHELKMEDHRSEGHNLTTTLEGKGPELPHKVELQGLRRHGEEMLQARDHLCKEATESRKYPETDAEKERWREQPGGESGGAKSFGEEAETAEEGLRKTPALLHSVSQTPDQDWDHCATWWQILEGKETAKAGRRQKEEQAKMLRAKIHLKVKNGPCQIQLL; via the exons ATGTCCATAATAACTCCTTATTTGTACATGTTACGCTCAGAATGTTTGCGATTAATGTTAGGTACTGTTACGTTCAAAGAACGTGCCTTTGTGGCGTTTTCTAGTTTGATTACTATATTAATTGCGCTACTGTTTTGTCATAAGACTTGGCTCCTTAATCAGAATTTATATACAAGACCACCTTATTTTCaaagaacagacactgacaaCAAGACGATCTG GAAAGCTGAAATGATGACAGCAGAGAAGTTCAAAGAGTACTTCAACATATGGAGCAACCTTTTAATAGAG GGCCTGGACATGCTGTCGAGAGAGGAAAACCTCGAGCTCGTCCACGTCCAGGACGTGTTCGAGCACATCCTCCAGTCGAAGCGCGAGCTGGAGGCCGGACTGCGCGGGTCCCTCCGCGCGACTGACGCCGCCGTGTCCCGCATGCGCGCGGAACTCGGCGGGGCGGCCGAGGACCTGGAGGTGCACAATTTCGGACAGCCG AGAACGCGAGCTGGACAGGAGAAGCTGCGCCGGGCGCTGTGCGACGTCAGGGTCACCTTCGAAAAAGctctgcaggagctggaggtcAGCACGTCCCTAGTCCTGAAGGAGAACGTCACAGCCGTGTCCCAGCTCCAGCATGCCCTGCAAAGGAAGTCTGAAGACATGGAG GAGCTGCAGAAGTGTCTTGCGGGAGCCAATAAGGAGATGGCGCTCATGGAGCTGCAGTTCACTGAGCACGAGGCTAAATTCAAGGACCAGGAGGCCAAAGGCCTGGGCCTCAGCAGAACCCTGGAGGCCAAGGAGAGAGAGCTTCAG GGCCTCCACGCTCTGGAGGAAGGCAGGGCCCTGGAGCTGCTCGGCGCCAAGGCCGCCTTCGAGGACGCCAAGCGGGAGCTGGAAGCCGAGGCCTCGCGGCTCCTCGCGGAGCGAGACGCGGCCGTTTCTCGGCTTCAGGAAGCCACGAGGAAGAACGCGCAGGACGCGGAG GAGGCGCGGAAGCTCCTGGTGGAGGCCAGAGCGGAGACGGCCCACAAGGAGACGCTGCTCCGCGAGAGTGAGGTCAAACTGGGGGACCAGACGGCCAAAGTCCAGAACCTCGCCGCAAGCCTGGAGGAGAAGGATCAGGAGCTCCAG AAGCAGCACGCCGTGCAGAAGAGGCGAGAGGTGGAGATCCGCGACGTCCGGGTGGCCTTCGAGAAAGCCGTGCTGGAGCTGGAGTCCAACGCGTCCTGCGTCCTGCGCGAGAACGAGCTCATGCTGTCTCAGCTCCAGGGGACGCCGAGCGGGAAGTCGGAGGACTTGGAG GACCTGCAGAATTTCCTGGTAGAGACGGCCCGTGAAGAGCTGACGCTTCCACAACATGAGCTTAAAATGGAGGATCATAGGAGTGAAGGCCACAACCTCACCACAACTCTGGAGGGGAAGGGTCCAGAGCTCCCG cacaagGTGGAGCTCCAGGGCCTGAGGAGGCACGGGGAGGAGATGCTCCAGGCTAGGGATCATCTCTGCAAGGAGGCCACAGAGTCTAGGAAATACCCAG AGACGGACGCGGAgaaggagaggtggagggagcaGCCGGGCGGCGAAAGCGGGGGGGCGAAGAGCTTCGGAGAAGAGGCGGAGACAGCCGAGGAAGGACTGAGGAAGACTCCGGCCCTCCTGCACTCTG TTTCCCAAACTCCAGATCAAGACTGGGACCACTGTGCCACCTGGTGGCAGATTTTGGAAGGGAag GAGACTGCCAAGGCAGGCAGGCGCCAGAAAGAAGAACAGGCCAAGATGCTGCGAGCAAAGATACACCTGAAAGTGAAGAACGGACCGTGTcaaatacagcttctttaa
- the LOC118228788 gene encoding uncharacterized protein LOC118228788 isoform X5, which yields MSIITPYLYMLRSECLRLMLGTVTFKERAFVAFSSLITILIALLFCHKTWLLNQNLYTRPPYFQRTDTDNKTIWKAEMMTAEKFKEYFNIWSNLLIEGLDMLSREENLELVHVQDVFEHILQSKRELEAGLRGSLRATDAAVSRMRAELGGAAEDLEVHNFGQPVCLFETRGLRCVGIFLDERSRGDVTESAPPSLLQRTRAGQEKLRRALCDVRVTFEKALQELEVSTSLVLKENVTAVSQLQHALQRKSEDMEKQHAVQKRREVEIRDVRVAFEKAVLELESNASCVLRENELMLSQLQGTPSGKSEDLEDLQNFLVETAREELTLPQHELKMEDHRSEGHNLTTTLEGKGPELPHKVELQGLRRHGEEMLQARDHLCKEATESRKYPETDAEKERWREQPGGESGGAKSFGEEAETAEEGLRKTPALLHSVSQTPDQDWDHCATWWQILEGKETAKAGRRQKEEQAKMLRAKIHLKVKNGPCQIQLL from the exons ATGTCCATAATAACTCCTTATTTGTACATGTTACGCTCAGAATGTTTGCGATTAATGTTAGGTACTGTTACGTTCAAAGAACGTGCCTTTGTGGCGTTTTCTAGTTTGATTACTATATTAATTGCGCTACTGTTTTGTCATAAGACTTGGCTCCTTAATCAGAATTTATATACAAGACCACCTTATTTTCaaagaacagacactgacaaCAAGACGATCTG GAAAGCTGAAATGATGACAGCAGAGAAGTTCAAAGAGTACTTCAACATATGGAGCAACCTTTTAATAGAG GGCCTGGACATGCTGTCGAGAGAGGAAAACCTCGAGCTCGTCCACGTCCAGGACGTGTTCGAGCACATCCTCCAGTCGAAGCGCGAGCTGGAGGCCGGACTGCGCGGGTCCCTCCGCGCGACTGACGCCGCCGTGTCCCGCATGCGCGCGGAACTCGGCGGGGCGGCCGAGGACCTGGAGGTGCACAATTTCGGACAGCCGGTGTGCCTTTTCGAGACGCGGGGACTACGTTGTGTCGGTATTTTCCTCGATGAGCGCTCTCGGGGCGACGTAACCGAGAGCGCGCCCCCCTCGTTGTTGCAGAGAACGCGAGCTGGACAGGAGAAGCTGCGCCGGGCGCTGTGCGACGTCAGGGTCACCTTCGAAAAAGctctgcaggagctggaggtcAGCACGTCCCTAGTCCTGAAGGAGAACGTCACAGCCGTGTCCCAGCTCCAGCATGCCCTGCAAAGGAAGTCTGAAGACATGGAG AAGCAGCACGCCGTGCAGAAGAGGCGAGAGGTGGAGATCCGCGACGTCCGGGTGGCCTTCGAGAAAGCCGTGCTGGAGCTGGAGTCCAACGCGTCCTGCGTCCTGCGCGAGAACGAGCTCATGCTGTCTCAGCTCCAGGGGACGCCGAGCGGGAAGTCGGAGGACTTGGAG GACCTGCAGAATTTCCTGGTAGAGACGGCCCGTGAAGAGCTGACGCTTCCACAACATGAGCTTAAAATGGAGGATCATAGGAGTGAAGGCCACAACCTCACCACAACTCTGGAGGGGAAGGGTCCAGAGCTCCCG cacaagGTGGAGCTCCAGGGCCTGAGGAGGCACGGGGAGGAGATGCTCCAGGCTAGGGATCATCTCTGCAAGGAGGCCACAGAGTCTAGGAAATACCCAG AGACGGACGCGGAgaaggagaggtggagggagcaGCCGGGCGGCGAAAGCGGGGGGGCGAAGAGCTTCGGAGAAGAGGCGGAGACAGCCGAGGAAGGACTGAGGAAGACTCCGGCCCTCCTGCACTCTG TTTCCCAAACTCCAGATCAAGACTGGGACCACTGTGCCACCTGGTGGCAGATTTTGGAAGGGAag GAGACTGCCAAGGCAGGCAGGCGCCAGAAAGAAGAACAGGCCAAGATGCTGCGAGCAAAGATACACCTGAAAGTGAAGAACGGACCGTGTcaaatacagcttctttaa
- the LOC118228788 gene encoding adventurous-gliding motility protein Z-like isoform X4, giving the protein MMTAEKFKEYFNIWSNLLIEGLDMLSREENLELVHVQDVFEHILQSKRELEAGLRGSLRATDAAVSRMRAELGGAAEDLEVHNFGQPVCLFETRGLRCVGIFLDERSRGDVTESAPPSLLQRTRAGQEKLRRALCDVRVTFEKALQELEVSTSLVLKENVTAVSQLQHALQRKSEDMEELQKCLAGANKEMALMELQFTEHEAKFKDQEAKGLGLSRTLEAKERELQGLHALEEGRALELLGAKAAFEDAKRELEAEASRLLAERDAAVSRLQEATRKNAQDAEEARKLLVEARAETAHKETLLRESEVKLGDQTAKVQNLAASLEEKDQELQKQHAVQKRREVEIRDVRVAFEKAVLELESNASCVLRENELMLSQLQGTPSGKSEDLEDLQNFLVETAREELTLPQHELKMEDHRSEGHNLTTTLEGKGPELPHKVELQGLRRHGEEMLQARDHLCKEATESRKYPETDAEKERWREQPGGESGGAKSFGEEAETAEEGLRKTPALLHSVSQTPDQDWDHCATWWQILEGKETAKAGRRQKEEQAKMLRAKIHLKVKNGPCQIQLL; this is encoded by the exons ATGATGACAGCAGAGAAGTTCAAAGAGTACTTCAACATATGGAGCAACCTTTTAATAGAG GGCCTGGACATGCTGTCGAGAGAGGAAAACCTCGAGCTCGTCCACGTCCAGGACGTGTTCGAGCACATCCTCCAGTCGAAGCGCGAGCTGGAGGCCGGACTGCGCGGGTCCCTCCGCGCGACTGACGCCGCCGTGTCCCGCATGCGCGCGGAACTCGGCGGGGCGGCCGAGGACCTGGAGGTGCACAATTTCGGACAGCCGGTGTGCCTTTTCGAGACGCGGGGACTACGTTGTGTCGGTATTTTCCTCGATGAGCGCTCTCGGGGCGACGTAACCGAGAGCGCGCCCCCCTCGTTGTTGCAGAGAACGCGAGCTGGACAGGAGAAGCTGCGCCGGGCGCTGTGCGACGTCAGGGTCACCTTCGAAAAAGctctgcaggagctggaggtcAGCACGTCCCTAGTCCTGAAGGAGAACGTCACAGCCGTGTCCCAGCTCCAGCATGCCCTGCAAAGGAAGTCTGAAGACATGGAG GAGCTGCAGAAGTGTCTTGCGGGAGCCAATAAGGAGATGGCGCTCATGGAGCTGCAGTTCACTGAGCACGAGGCTAAATTCAAGGACCAGGAGGCCAAAGGCCTGGGCCTCAGCAGAACCCTGGAGGCCAAGGAGAGAGAGCTTCAG GGCCTCCACGCTCTGGAGGAAGGCAGGGCCCTGGAGCTGCTCGGCGCCAAGGCCGCCTTCGAGGACGCCAAGCGGGAGCTGGAAGCCGAGGCCTCGCGGCTCCTCGCGGAGCGAGACGCGGCCGTTTCTCGGCTTCAGGAAGCCACGAGGAAGAACGCGCAGGACGCGGAG GAGGCGCGGAAGCTCCTGGTGGAGGCCAGAGCGGAGACGGCCCACAAGGAGACGCTGCTCCGCGAGAGTGAGGTCAAACTGGGGGACCAGACGGCCAAAGTCCAGAACCTCGCCGCAAGCCTGGAGGAGAAGGATCAGGAGCTCCAG AAGCAGCACGCCGTGCAGAAGAGGCGAGAGGTGGAGATCCGCGACGTCCGGGTGGCCTTCGAGAAAGCCGTGCTGGAGCTGGAGTCCAACGCGTCCTGCGTCCTGCGCGAGAACGAGCTCATGCTGTCTCAGCTCCAGGGGACGCCGAGCGGGAAGTCGGAGGACTTGGAG GACCTGCAGAATTTCCTGGTAGAGACGGCCCGTGAAGAGCTGACGCTTCCACAACATGAGCTTAAAATGGAGGATCATAGGAGTGAAGGCCACAACCTCACCACAACTCTGGAGGGGAAGGGTCCAGAGCTCCCG cacaagGTGGAGCTCCAGGGCCTGAGGAGGCACGGGGAGGAGATGCTCCAGGCTAGGGATCATCTCTGCAAGGAGGCCACAGAGTCTAGGAAATACCCAG AGACGGACGCGGAgaaggagaggtggagggagcaGCCGGGCGGCGAAAGCGGGGGGGCGAAGAGCTTCGGAGAAGAGGCGGAGACAGCCGAGGAAGGACTGAGGAAGACTCCGGCCCTCCTGCACTCTG TTTCCCAAACTCCAGATCAAGACTGGGACCACTGTGCCACCTGGTGGCAGATTTTGGAAGGGAag GAGACTGCCAAGGCAGGCAGGCGCCAGAAAGAAGAACAGGCCAAGATGCTGCGAGCAAAGATACACCTGAAAGTGAAGAACGGACCGTGTcaaatacagcttctttaa